A segment of the Manis javanica isolate MJ-LG chromosome 17, MJ_LKY, whole genome shotgun sequence genome:
ctaaagcagcacctagaagaaaatgtatagtTACATTAGTAACTATCAGTttggagggactggggagggacaGTAGGGGAGCCATGAAAGACTATCCTATTTGCCTGTctttccctgccaccccaccatGTGGGCCTGACACCCAGTCGGCTACACAGCTACTGCAGGCCTGGCCCTGCTCTTGGGGAACAAAAAGGGGTGGGCAGGTCCTTAACGGTCAGTTCTGCAGCTGGCTTTGATTCACAACTTGCCCTCCATGAATCATATACCGCCAGGACTGGGAGAGGACATTCGGTGCTGTGTGAGGAAAGCATTCTGGAGTGGTGGGCCATAGGGGTGGAGGTGGCAGCCTCATCGACAgggaagggacagggacaggggaggtgggggagagaaagggaggggtCGGGAGCAGGGCTGCTGTGCAATGCCAGGGCTTGAGGGTGAAGGGAAAGCATGCAGGCTCTGGAATTCCAGAGTATTGGCTGTCACTGCCAGTGACAGGATCGTTCCCTTGCCCCTTTTCAGCCTCAGcatccatctgtaaaatggggctttGGCATGAAAGGTGGTATCAGAAAGGGATTAGGAATATAAGGCCTGGGATTGACTACCTGGTCCACACTACTTCCCAgcagtgtgactttggacaagtgaCTCAACCTCTCTGGGTTTCACTTTTCTGATTTGCAAACTTtgcagtacctacctcataggactgTTGGAGAATGAAATTGGTTAATACACATAAAGTGCTTGGACCCTGAAGCCAGACTGCTGGGGTGATGGAGGCATGGGGAAGTGGATATGAATTATCAGGGCCTAAAGACTTGGACAGGGGCTCTGGACTGACAATATAGTATGGCCTTCCTGAGAGGCCTAAAAATTATTTCCAGCAAATCCTGAACTTACTCTCAGCAGCCCTGTGCCAGTTTGATTCCAGCTCTTCCACTTCccagctctgtgatcttgggcaagccacttatcctctctgagccttattttTGGGagtgttaaatgagttaatatatgtaaagcacttagcatattATTTGACTTATAAGCATGCTCCATAGGAGTTAACTGTTCAAGTGGGGACTATGGAGTGGCCACTCAGCCTCTGTGCTAACCTCCTTCTAGCACATCCTGTTTCCCAGAGAGAGTGTAATTCTGGGGGTGAGAGGTATTCCTGGAGGCCTAGCCTACAGCCTGTTCCTTCAGCCTTCCCAGTGATTTTGTAAGCACCTAACATATGGTAGCAAAGCACTTTCTGCTTAACTGGATGGAGTGGTAAACCTGCTATTTCCAATTGAGTGGTAAATCTACTATTATTTATTTAGCCAACGAATACTCATTTATTCtgagggcactggggagccatggCAGGTTCTGAGCAGGAGAGGTCACCAGGtagggagtgggtgggagggacAAGACTAGGGCTAGGGAGGAGGCTAGGGCAGGGGGGAATGTGGAGGAGATCTGGAGCTAGGGTAGGAGGAAAGATGGGCAGGCCTTGGAGACTGACAGGCTCTGGGTTGTGGGGTGCGATGAAGATAGATGGTGGGGGCTATAGTGCTCCCCAAGGCCAACTGTTCCTAGGATACTCAAAGATGATAAAGCAGGTAGAACTCAGGACACAAGGTCCTGCTGGAGTGTCTGACTGGCTCAGCCCAGGTCATGTGACTGGACTCTTACAGCAAAGGATTCTAGGAAGCTGAGTTTCTGACATTTTTGGCTTCTTCAAGGGCAGCTGTCACATGCTGGGGAACTCCCCACTCAGAGAAAGGGCTTCTGACGCTGTGTGGCCAATAAGAATATCAATGCCCCCATAGGGGGCTGCTACAGGGTCTAGGGAGCTGAGCTGTGCCACCTACCAGGTACATGAATGGCTGGATCCTGTCCTCCCCTGCTCACAACTGCCAGGCTCCCATCCCTCTCGCAGTGGGATGGAAACTCCTCTAGGGTCCCTTCGGGACTGCTCCTGTCCTGTCTCCTACCTCATCTTCTTCCTCAcactctcccctctgccccatctgctccagcccccagcctcctccctgcctctcagcTCTGCCAAGTcactcccacctcagggcctttgcacttgctctgcCCCTTCCAGATCCCCACCTGGCtggctccctcctctccctcaggcctctgctcagatgtcacctccccTAGAGAGTCCTGACCTGACTTCCCCGCTGTACCATCACTCTCATCCCTACTGGCTTCCATTTTCCTTTGAATCCCTATCACACCTGACATTTCACTCTCACTGAAATGTCACCTCCGTGAGGGCAGGGTTTTTAGTGGTTTTCTGCTGTGTCCTTAGTAAGTGcataataaataattgttaaaatgataaatgcatAACAATTCTAGACCGATTCCTTCTagttctctgggcctcaatttccctgACCACAAAGGAGAACTTTTCCACTCTGACTTTGCTGGGAAGGGACAGTGGATGGAGAGATCAGGGGCTGGGTCCCAAGGAAAGGGTTTTTAAGGagccccctccctcccagaaatctggggagaggcagagagggccCATTTACCCTAGGTCAGTCCCCATCTGTCTGGGAAGAAGTGGGGGGCGATAAAAGGACACCAAAAAAGATGGAGGAGGGCCGAACTGTAGGACTGGAATGTCCTCAGTCACAATCCTGGCGTCCTCCTGCTTCCCGGATGTGCCAGCTCGTCCTGCAATCCTGGCACCTTCCAGAAGGAAGCTGCTTCCTCTATGCATGCTCCCCTCCACAGGATCCCCTCCTCAGTCCTTGGGGTCCCCGTCACAGCGGAGGTGCCCGGAGCTCCTGCTCTGCCGGGATCTGCAGAGTTGGGCACTCTGACCCAGTTGCGGCCCAGCCCCGTCCCCTGTGGGCGGGGACAGCCTCCAGGCCGCGCTTCCCTTGTAAGGACGCAACGGGGACTGCAGAGCCGCCTGGTTATAATTAACCCGGACACGTGGCGACCCCCCCCAACACCTGTCCCCGTGCCCCTCTATCCCCAGCGCTCCGGGTCTAGGTCTCTGCAGAGGAGACAGCAAAGCGTGCTCTAAAAATAAACTCCCCTTCAGGCTCAGTGCCTGCCTGTGGCCCCCGCTGCCGGTGTCTCCCAGGGTCTCCCCTATGGACAGAGTGGGGACGGCGACCACCACCTCCAACTCAGGTCTCGAAGTTGATGAAGCCCCTCAACCCAgacaagcctcagtttctctcccaGTCACTCCTCAGGAGGAAAATGAATCTAAGCACAGGCTTCCGGGGTTCGGCTGCCCTGCTTCCAGCCCTGGCTTTGGTCATGCGTTCCCCACAGCTGTGTGACAGCGGGCAAGTCTCTGGACGTGTTTCCTTCTCTGGAAAACCAGATACCTGGCCCTCCAGGGGCTGTGTAAGGTTTCCTGAGGGGCAGGGCTCAGGACCTGCTTTTGCTGGGGTCAAGGCCACTGGGGGTTGAGGAGAGGCCTGGGCACAGGAGGGCCGGGGTAGGGTGGCTTCTACGTGCCTGGGACATTCCCTGACACTGTCCCGTGTCCCCGGCGGGGGGCCAGCTGTAACCTACCAGCCCAGCTCAGCACTTAGTCGGGGGATCAGCTTGGTgggggaggcctggggaggcCCATACAAGGCCATGGGGCTGGGTGCAAGGCATGCCTGGGTTCAGGGTGGGCATGATGCCCAGGCAGCGAGGTGAGAGTTTCAGCTGCCATCCAGCCACCCTCCCTGGGGGCAGCCCCTCCCAGCCAGTAGCCCAGCCCGGCCCCCCCATATAAGACCAGGGCTGCGGGCCCTTCCCTTGGGTCAGTGTTGCCTCCAGGATACAGACAGCCCCTTTCAGCGCAGCCCGGCCAGGTACCTCCTGGGGCGGGAATCCGGGTGGGGTTCAGAGTCAGGTGGGGGTCCTCATGGTGCCAGCAGCCCACCTGGCTTTGGAAGGGGCTTCGTGTGTCTACCCCCATCCTCCTACATATAGGTGGCTCAGTGTATGGGAAGATAGACCTTGTGTCTGGGAGTCCCCCCATCTGCGAGCTCCCTGGGGCCCACTGGAACTTGTGATCTCTGTGGCCCAGGGTCGTCGGGAGGGATCCCAGAGAGGGAAGGAATCTTGACAGCTGCCAGCTGTCATCTCTTGCAAGGAGCTGCAGGGCTGGcctgtgtttgtgagggtttgtTACCAGAACTGGGTTTCACCAGCCATGGGAGGTATCTGTGTGTCACTTGTCAGGGCTGTGAGAGCAGGCACCGGGGGATCTTTGTGTTTGTCACGTGTGGGTTCCTGTTGTGTCCCACAATAGTGTGACCTTGTGTCTGATTTTCTGTGGTTCCCGCTTGGGTGCTTATATCCTGGGTATGCTCCTGAGCATGGAGGTGCATGGGGGTAACTCCGTTCGCAGTGGGATCTGGGGGTTCATggtaggggtgtgtgtatgtgtttgtgtttgtgtgtgtgtgtgtgtgtgtgtgtgtgtttgtagttCTGGGGCTATTTCTGTTTGTGTCTCTCTTGGACTCGCCCACCTTGCCTCAGTGCCCAACCCTGGCCTGTTCCTAGCAGGATGGGGGCTGGATGCCCTCTGGAGGGGGGTTTCTGGGCTAGAAGTTCTTGAACCCCAGTGCGTGTCCTCCCAGCCCCCCTGGCCCACCTGTCTCTAGCCTGCTGACTTTGTGCAAGCCGAGCCCCTGGAATGTGGGGGGTAGGGTGGGGGGgtggcagctgggggtggggaggaggcatcTGCCAGACTCTATTAATAATCCTCAGCCCTGGACAGCAGCTCCAGAGGTTTTTGGTGGGTTCCCATCTCCTGGGCTGTTGCCTCAGGCTTCAGCTTGTCCTGGTCCCCATTTCCTTCACACATTCTACTGGTTTCCATTCTTGGAGCTGGGAGTGGGTGTCTGCATTCTTACTATTGAAGGATCCCTGCTTTCTGGGTCTTGGGAATAGaagtaataaaaacaatcatAGCAGACACCTCTTTAGGTATCATGTCCCCAGTCCATGCCAGGGCACGTGCTCAGCCGGCCACATGCCTGAACTCGAAGAATCCTCCTGGCACACCCCATGCGGAAGGCTCAGTTCATAggagacagaggctcagagaggctgagcaaCTGGGCTGGGGTCACCCAGCAGGGACATGGCATtaagtgggatttgaacccaggtctattGGATTGTTCTCAACTGAGTCCTGTGGGAGAGCCATTGGAAAACAGAGATGGGGACAGCCACCCAGCCCTTCTTTCCACCCTGCCCCTCTTCCTTGGGCTGAGCACCCAAGAACCTTCATGGAGAGAATGTCCTTTCTCTGCTCACACACTCATTCCTAGCAACACCCTCACCTTCTCACCGGCTCCTCACTTAgacctttaaaataataacaatcatTCTAAAAATAACTAAGCAAAATAATGCTTACTGTGCGCCAGGCACTATTCCAAGTGCTGTACATAAATTAATCcctttaatcctcccaacatCGCCATGAGGTGACTGCTATTTTGactcccattttacaaaggagtaatttgaagcacagagaagttaagcatttgcccaaggtcacacagcttgttgtaagcggcagagctgggattcaaactcaggttgTCTGATTCCAGAACCTACACTCTTATCCATGCCACAATCACTTCTCTGGCTCAGAGGTTCCCGCCTCCATTTTCCAGCTGGGGAAACCGAGTCTCTAGCAAGGTTACTAGTCCAGGGTCACCTGTCAGGGTGTGGGAGAGCCAGGATCCTAACCCAAGACCCCTGATGCATCCTGTCAAGATGCAGAGGCTCGGAGAGGGGACCCCTCTGGGCAGAAGTCAGGACTGGCGGTCAGGCCTGCCTGACACTGAAGCCTCGCTCTGTTCCCTTGCTGGTCTCTGCTGGATGACAACTAACCCTCCCCCATCGCCTTCCCCCCAGGCCCCCCACACTGCCACCATGCCGTTCGGTAACACCCACAACAAATTCAAGCTGAACTACAAGCCTGATGAGGAGTACCCAGACCTCAGCAAACACAACAACCACATGGCCAAGGTGCTGACCATTGACCTCTACAAGAAGCTGCGGGACAAGGAGACCCCATCTGGCTTCACTCTGGACGACATCATCCAGACAGGTGTGGACAACCCAGGTAAGCCTCTGAGGTGGAGCATTACAGGCACCTGGAGTGGGGGCTCTGGAGGTGCCTGCCAGGCGTCCAGCCCCGCTCCCTGCGCCTCTGTTGGCCCATCTAGGAAGTAAGAGAGGCATTCGGGTCTCTTATAATCTCGGGAGCTGATAGTCTAAGGTTCTGAGAAGTTCTGGGGGAAGATTCCATGACTTTGGGACTCAAGTGGCAGTACTTTTAGTGCCTTGTAACAGGCCCTGTGagactctcctctctcctctgccctgcccccagcattGCCTCAGCCCAGAAGCCACCTtggcctctcccagcctcccctccccatccctACCAACTCACAGCCTTCTCAGGGCTTGAATGAACCCCTGCGGGGACACACACACGTAGAGTCCACCCCGGATCAGGGGCCCGGGCCTTCCTCGCTGGGGACCAGCACCGCTGACCTCACCTCGACCCCCAGGTCACCCCTTCATCATGACCGTGGGCTGCGTGGCCGGTGACGAGGAGTGCTACGTGGTGTTCAAGGATCTCTTCGACCCCATCATCCAGGACCGGCACGGGGGCTACAAACCCACCGACAAGCATAAGACCGACCTCAACCATGAGAACCTCAAGGTCAGCTgtctggggcgggggtgggggcatcggggagggggcagaagggcgAGGAGGGCGGGAGGACAGAGGCGGAGAGGGACAGAAGGACGGCAGTGGAGAGACACACACCCAGGGAGATGCGAAGAGAGAGAGACGGACAGAAGGGCAAAGAAGACAGCAAGGGACAGAGTGGGAAGAGAGGGGGACGGCACAAAGCAGACATGAGGTAAGggagaaacaggcacagagaggatGGAGTGTCAGATGGGAGGAGGAGAGCTGGGCGGCAGGTGCGGAGGGAGGGGCCTAAGCAAGCAGCGGGCGCCCCAGAGGGgcgggaggttgggtggggcacGTTCTGGGGAGGGGCCGCGGGCGCGCTGGAGGGTCGGCGGGTCCTGACCCGCACccgccctccagggtggagaCGACCTGGACCCTAACTACGTGCTCAGCAGCCGCGTCCGCACCGGCCGTAGCATCAAGGGCTTCACGCTGCCCCCGCACTGCTCCCGCGCCGAGCGCCGAGCGGTGGAGAAACTCTCCGTGGAAGGTGAGAAGGGTGGAAGGGTCACCCAGCTCTGGCTTTGCTTCTCCATGAGCAGGTCCCTGGGTCCCCTGGGCCCCActttccaaaacatataaagagcttgaTACATCACGGGTACTTGGGGAGTGGCAGCTGGCGTCATTGCCCCTGCTGAAGTCTGGGGGACTGTCAAGAGTGTAGGTGCCCTGAGCAGATCCATGCTGACATCCAATTTCACCAGGGTCCTGACCTTCATCCACTCTTCTATCAACCCATCCATCCAGCAACATGTATGGTTGCTCTGGTCTCGTGTGGGGAGCTAATGCTCCCAGGATGGATGAGATAGACAAGCTCACTGCTGTCATAAAGCACTCAGCCTGGTGGGGACATAAGAGGAAACAGACatgaacaaaagaacaagataattCCAAAATGCCATAAAGCCAAGAAATAAGGGGTGTGGCACAGAATGACTAGGAGAGCTCCCTTAGAAAGGAGGAGTTGATTGACAAGAAGGAACCTGGAAGAATTCCAGGCAGGTGGAAcaagcaggtgcaaaggccctgaggtgggtaAGTGTGTTGGGGGaaaccagtgtggctggagccaaGTGGGCATGGGGTACAGGGGAGGAATGAGAGCGGAGGGGCATGGGGGGCCAGTTTGTGCAGAACCTCCTGGCAGCTGGGAGGGCTTTGGCTTTGACTTTGACTCTGGGGGAGGATGGAAATCATAGGAGGGTGgtgagcaggagagggagaggtTCAGACTTACATTGGGCCCTTTGCCTGCTGAGAGGGGTACAGACTGTGGGCAAAGGTGGGGGCAGAGAAACTATGAGGAGACAAGTGCAATGGTCCAGGCAAGGGGTGAGGGGTAGGCAGTGGGATGGGAAGAAGGGGAAGACGTATATTTGGGAGGTTTGATCAGGGCTTGCAAGCTGTGTTGTTccagtaaatgtttaacaaccagcttgcaaaaaagccctgatttgcagtgactgccagtttctgtggtgtaaatTCTCCTGCGCTGGCCAATTTTAGCTATCAACATGACATCATACAGAAACGGGAAGAGATGCATAGTAACACATCATTATATAATATTTCCCCCACACAGACAATAGATGAAAATAACCTCAAGAACACAGATAatagtaaatgtaaaataattaggCAGTGATGGTTTTGAGTTATtacctttgttttaaatataatttaattgtaagtttatctacattattttcataatataatatagtatataggATGTGATATATAACATATTACACAGTAAATTATGTAACAGAAATgcatataaacataaatacattacatacatatatatcatatgtacatacaaatgtacatacaaatatacataatatatttctTCTACATATGAACATATacaaatactatatatattacattataatGCTCTTTGCTGATGGCTCCTCAAATTTCTGAGACTGTCCATCTGTCTTGCCAGCCAGTAGGAGGGATGCTGGCATACTGTTGCTGCCACTGAGCCCACAGTGTGGCTAGACCTTGGACCCTGGGCAGACGGGGGAGGGGCCCACTTTGGGCAGAAGTTATGAATTTGGGACAAGTGTGCAGGCAACTTTAAGACACGCACGAGGCCAAGACCCAGGCCTGGGTTGAGGTGGGCCAGGCTGTTGACCACTCTCTCGTGCGGCCCTCCAGCCCTCAACAGCTTGACAGACGAGTTCAAGGGGAAATACTACCCTCTGAAGAGCATGAcagagcaggagcagcagcagcttATCGATGATCACTTCCTGTTCGACAAGCCCGTGTCCCCACTGCTGCTCGCCTCAGGCATGGCCCGCGACTGGCCGGACGCCCGCGGCATCTGGTGAGgcccccctgcccctcctcccatgACCATCTGCACTTCTCCATGAAAATCAATACTGTACAAACAATTACGTTTCCAAGTACCCAGAAGATGATCTCATACTCCACCCCTGCAGACCCTGTGGTCTGTGTTGCCTACATTTTGGGGAACTTGGACCAGAGGAGTGGCGGTGAGGAACTTGGACTGGTACCAGACtccctggattcaaatcccagctctggcatttggtagctgtgtgaccctgagagTCCTTGATCCCAGGACTGGAGATTTCACAGACCCTGTGACGTTCGAGTTACAGGTGTTAAGCTTCGGCGGCTCTGAGGAATCCCACAGCCGCACCTTATGCTCCTCAGTCCCGCTGTCCTCTGGCGGTGGGTGTTTGCGAGCGGGTGGGAACGGGGTTTTAACGCGGAACTGATTCTTCCGCGTCTTGCGGCGCCACACCCTAGGCACAATGATAACAAGACCTTCCTGGTGTGGGTGAACGAGGAGGACCACCTCCGAGTCATCTCCATGCAGAAAGGGGGCAATATGAAGGAGGTTTTCCGCCGCTTCTGCGTGGGGCTGCAGAAGGTGGGTAGTCGACCTCTAGCGGCTGAGTTCTGACTCCTCACGAACGCCCCACCCACTTCACAAGGCCCCGCCCCTAAAACGCGCCCCACCCACTTCACAAGGCCCCGCCCCTCGTGAGTCGGCTCCTCCCCAAACTAAACCTCCGCCCACTTTCCAAGGCCCGGTCTCCGGGAGGCCTGCCTCCACCCCTATGCCCAAACCGCGTCTCTGAAATTATCCGCCTCCAAAGCGCCCTCAAGCCCAGTTCCCTGAGAATTCTGCTGCCACCTGTGTCCTCAAAATCTCAACCTTCGGTTTTCCAGCCCTGCTCCCTaggagccccacccccacccacgtCCTCATGCCCTGTCCTTCACAGTCCGGTCCAGACTGCGGGCGTATTTTGGGGCGTCCGCTGGTGCTGACCCTGGTCTTCTCCCCCTACCTCAGATTGAGGAAATCTTCAAGAAAGCCGGCCACCCCTTCATGTGGAACGAGCACCTGGGCTACGTGCTCACCTGCCCGTCCAACTTGGGCACCGGGCTGCGTGGAGGTGTGCATGTGAAGCTGGGGCACCTGAGCAAGCATCCCAAGTTCGAGGAGATCCTCAAGCGTCTGCGCCTGCAGAAGCGGGGCACAGGTGCTGCCCTCGCATCCCCACATCGCG
Coding sequences within it:
- the CKM gene encoding creatine kinase M-type, with product MPFGNTHNKFKLNYKPDEEYPDLSKHNNHMAKVLTIDLYKKLRDKETPSGFTLDDIIQTGVDNPGHPFIMTVGCVAGDEECYVVFKDLFDPIIQDRHGGYKPTDKHKTDLNHENLKGGDDLDPNYVLSSRVRTGRSIKGFTLPPHCSRAERRAVEKLSVEALNSLTDEFKGKYYPLKSMTEQEQQQLIDDHFLFDKPVSPLLLASGMARDWPDARGIWHNDNKTFLVWVNEEDHLRVISMQKGGNMKEVFRRFCVGLQKIEEIFKKAGHPFMWNEHLGYVLTCPSNLGTGLRGGVHVKLGHLSKHPKFEEILKRLRLQKRGTGGVDTAAVGSVFDVSNADRLGSSEVEQVQLVVDGVKLMVEMEKKLEKGQSIDDMIPAQK